From one Acidobacteriota bacterium genomic stretch:
- a CDS encoding efflux RND transporter periplasmic adaptor subunit, translated as MTDPDYHAALQQREFKPTLMKGLIFVVILAAVLGGFVFAAFGLRSAEGPKVAAAEPEPLTVEVAQIERIDTFEIEETFSGLAKAQRTSQLGFPGGGRIQSIAVRVGDQVKAGDTLAKLDTRALGAQLASSEAVVAEARAGYQLALDTVGRQRTLQAQGHVSTQRVDEAEAQATTASARIDAAKAQADTLRVQIDLARITAPFDGVVTARFADEGAIAGPGQPLIELVEAGHLEAQIGVPASVVSGLEPGKPYMLTAETGPVQATLRSITGVVSASQRTVTAVFDIDQAAGVPAGSLVRLSMPRKIDEGGFWVPLKALTSATRGLWTVYVAAPDGKGARAEARLVEMIHTAGDRAFVRGPMQPGDRIIIDGLHRITPGAPVTPRESQRASTENDG; from the coding sequence ATGACCGATCCTGACTATCACGCCGCCCTGCAACAGCGCGAATTCAAGCCCACGCTCATGAAGGGACTGATCTTCGTCGTGATCCTCGCGGCGGTGCTGGGCGGATTTGTTTTCGCGGCGTTCGGCTTGCGCAGCGCGGAAGGCCCCAAGGTTGCTGCTGCAGAACCGGAGCCGCTGACGGTCGAGGTCGCGCAGATCGAGCGGATCGACACGTTCGAGATCGAAGAAACCTTTTCCGGCCTGGCGAAGGCGCAGCGCACAAGCCAGCTTGGGTTTCCGGGCGGCGGGCGGATCCAGTCAATTGCCGTGCGCGTGGGCGACCAGGTGAAAGCCGGCGACACGCTGGCTAAGCTCGATACACGGGCGCTCGGGGCCCAGCTGGCGTCGTCCGAAGCTGTTGTGGCGGAGGCGCGCGCGGGCTACCAGCTGGCGCTCGATACGGTCGGACGTCAGCGCACCCTGCAGGCTCAAGGGCACGTCTCAACCCAGCGCGTCGACGAGGCGGAGGCCCAGGCTACTACCGCTTCGGCGCGCATCGATGCCGCCAAGGCACAGGCCGATACGCTCCGTGTACAGATTGACCTCGCACGCATCACGGCGCCGTTTGACGGGGTCGTCACGGCGCGGTTTGCCGACGAAGGCGCAATCGCGGGCCCCGGCCAGCCTCTGATCGAACTCGTTGAAGCGGGCCATCTCGAGGCGCAGATCGGGGTTCCCGCGAGTGTCGTTTCGGGGCTTGAACCGGGCAAGCCTTACATGTTGACGGCCGAGACCGGGCCCGTGCAAGCCACGCTGCGCAGCATCACGGGCGTCGTCAGCGCCTCGCAGCGCACGGTGACCGCCGTGTTCGACATCGACCAGGCGGCCGGCGTGCCGGCGGGCAGCCTCGTGCGCCTTTCGATGCCGCGCAAGATTGACGAAGGCGGCTTCTGGGTGCCGCTCAAGGCGCTTACCAGCGCGACGCGCGGTCTGTGGACGGTCTACGTCGCCGCGCCGGATGGCAAGGGCGCGCGGGCCGAAGCGCGGCTTGTGGAAATGATCCACACCGCCGGCGACCGCGCCTTCGTGCGCGGGCCGATGCAGCCCGGCGACCGGATCATCATTGATGGCCTGCACCGTATCACGCCCGGCGCGCCGGTGACGCCGCGGGAGTCGCAGCGCGCCTCCACCGAGAACGACGGCTAG
- a CDS encoding TetR/AcrR family transcriptional regulator encodes MSPPLDLETSPAERRRQKVRGAILEAAERVFSVEGEAGLSIRRLAEEIDYSPSAIYKYFGSKEELVDELKEAFFGRLMQSVDRAALQTLTFDQRIRKCFTTYIEVAVERPHHYLAAFSSLGSPEAADQPADDWDTFQQTKKGQAFGTVAALVQEGQAAGIFDPSMNPLLAAKSLWASMHGLAQLLIHLPGFPTMMPDASPGVSVKDFTAFHVGLMVRSLQPGRPTSDSSGY; translated from the coding sequence CGCCGCCAGAAGGTGCGCGGCGCGATCCTTGAGGCTGCCGAGCGAGTGTTCTCGGTGGAGGGGGAAGCCGGCCTGTCGATACGCCGGCTTGCCGAAGAGATCGATTATTCGCCCTCCGCCATCTACAAATACTTCGGCTCGAAGGAAGAACTCGTCGACGAGCTGAAGGAGGCCTTCTTCGGGCGCCTGATGCAAAGCGTCGACCGGGCGGCCCTGCAGACGCTGACGTTCGACCAGCGCATCCGGAAGTGTTTTACGACCTATATCGAAGTAGCCGTCGAGCGCCCGCATCATTACCTCGCGGCCTTTTCGTCGCTGGGCTCACCGGAAGCGGCTGATCAGCCTGCGGACGACTGGGACACGTTCCAGCAGACCAAGAAGGGGCAGGCGTTCGGAACGGTCGCGGCCCTCGTGCAGGAGGGACAGGCGGCCGGCATATTCGATCCGTCGATGAACCCGCTGCTGGCTGCAAAGTCCCTTTGGGCCTCGATGCACGGGCTCGCCCAGTTGCTGATTCACTTGCCGGGTTTCCCCACCATGATGCCGGACGCCTCGCCGGGCGTGTCGGTCAAGGATTTCACCGCCTTTCATGTCGGACTGATGGTGCGCAGCCTACAGCCCGGCAGGCCAACGTCTGACAGTTCCGGGTATTAA